The following proteins are co-located in the Acidimicrobiales bacterium genome:
- a CDS encoding cbb3-type cytochrome c oxidase subunit I: MTATDTATSETTDPATRPDDEVSPTRNPVDAFVSVLTTGDHKVVGRLWIVMSLLVGGFTLVLGALVGIERTDTAGVDVFAGLEAYLQFSTLYRVLLVFGFVVPLFIGLATYLVPLQIGSPSVAFPRAAAAAFWAWLVGLGTLITAWALDGGLVPGGEPEAVELSLLAFGATVIALLLAAAVIVTTVFTQRAEGMTMDRVPLFSWSMVVAGGLWVLSLPVLLANLGVAWIDIRGEGPTLYGNGENLWGQVEWAFDQPQVFAYLIPALGVIGEVFVSAFRARQPLHFVMQGAIGAVGVLSFGAYAQTFFNPTADTTPPYVVAGVAIALPVLVLLGGWATLARDAGGRPTPSPQLGFAVATVLAVLAAVAVGVVKVLGGLLGFLREFGADTQSWQADLDDFLDPFEDLRGSAIESGLLNVVVLAGFIGAVAGLYHWAPKLFGRRLNPLVGGLAALLILVGTLALVVPDVITGFMDQPDPLAAGFPLLGDFRDGVEILNAISMIGAFVVFAGLALVALDVLGAIAVPGAGDGDDADDLGGVTLEWSTTNPPPPGNFAAAPVVRSEAPLLDPPAGDATDGEDA, encoded by the coding sequence ATGACTGCCACCGACACCGCCACCTCTGAGACCACCGACCCGGCCACACGGCCGGACGATGAGGTCTCCCCTACCCGCAACCCGGTCGACGCCTTCGTGTCGGTCCTCACGACGGGTGATCACAAGGTCGTCGGCCGGCTCTGGATCGTCATGTCGCTGCTGGTCGGGGGATTCACGCTCGTCCTCGGCGCCCTCGTCGGCATCGAGCGCACCGACACCGCGGGTGTCGACGTCTTCGCAGGGCTCGAGGCCTACCTCCAGTTCTCGACGCTCTACCGGGTTCTGCTCGTGTTCGGATTCGTCGTGCCGCTGTTCATCGGCCTGGCCACGTACCTCGTTCCGCTGCAGATCGGTTCGCCGTCGGTGGCGTTCCCCCGGGCGGCGGCGGCTGCGTTCTGGGCGTGGCTGGTCGGCCTCGGCACCCTGATCACCGCCTGGGCACTCGACGGGGGCCTCGTCCCCGGTGGCGAGCCCGAGGCGGTCGAACTCTCGCTGCTGGCCTTCGGCGCCACGGTGATCGCACTTCTGCTGGCGGCGGCCGTCATCGTGACCACGGTGTTCACCCAGCGGGCCGAGGGCATGACGATGGACCGGGTGCCCCTGTTCTCGTGGTCGATGGTGGTCGCCGGTGGCCTCTGGGTGCTCTCGCTGCCGGTACTTCTCGCCAATCTCGGCGTCGCCTGGATCGACATCCGGGGCGAGGGCCCCACGCTCTACGGCAACGGCGAGAACCTGTGGGGTCAGGTCGAGTGGGCCTTCGACCAGCCGCAGGTGTTCGCCTACCTGATCCCGGCGCTGGGCGTCATCGGTGAGGTGTTCGTCTCGGCCTTCCGGGCCCGCCAGCCGCTGCACTTCGTGATGCAGGGAGCGATCGGTGCGGTGGGCGTGCTCAGCTTCGGCGCCTACGCGCAGACGTTCTTCAACCCCACCGCCGACACCACGCCGCCGTACGTCGTGGCCGGAGTCGCCATCGCTCTGCCGGTGCTCGTTCTCCTCGGCGGTTGGGCCACGCTCGCCCGTGACGCGGGCGGCCGGCCCACCCCCTCGCCCCAACTCGGGTTCGCTGTCGCGACCGTCCTCGCCGTGCTGGCAGCGGTAGCGGTCGGTGTCGTGAAGGTGCTCGGCGGACTGCTGGGCTTCCTGCGGGAGTTCGGCGCCGACACACAGAGTTGGCAGGCCGATCTCGACGACTTCCTCGACCCGTTCGAGGACCTGCGGGGCTCGGCCATCGAGTCGGGGCTGCTGAACGTCGTCGTGCTCGCCGGGTTCATCGGTGCGGTCGCCGGCCTGTACCACTGGGCACCCAAACTCTTCGGCCGCCGCCTCAACCCGCTCGTGGGCGGTCTCGCGGCGCTGCTGATCCTCGTGGGGACACTCGCACTCGTGGTGCCCGATGTGATCACCGGGTTCATGGACCAGCCCGATCCGCTCGCGGCGGGATTCCCGCTCCTCGGAGACTTCCGTGACGGCGTCGAGATCCTCAACGCGATCTCGATGATCGGCGCCTTCGTGGTGTTCGCCGGACTCGCCCTGGTCGCTCTCGACGTACTCGGTGCCATCGCCGTGCCCGGAGCGGGCGACGGCGACGATGCCGACGACCTCGGTGGTGTCACTCTCGAGTGGTCCACCACCAACCCGCCGCCGCCGGGCAACTTCGCAGCGGCTCCGGTGGTACGGAGCGAGGCGCCGCTTCTCGATCCGCCCGCCGGGGACGCGACCGACGGGGAGGACGCCTGA
- a CDS encoding heme o synthase has product MEAVIGVESNVGVRRRVAAYVALTKPRIIELLLVTTVPTMIVAEEGVPSVWLMIATVIGGTLAAGGANAINMVVDRDIDAVMHRTRNRPLVTGEVTPTAALVFALGLEAVSFLWLWGFVNLLSAVLAVSATAFYVFVYTLWLKRRSTQNIVIGGAAGAVPVLVGWAAVTNDLSWAPLVLFAVIFFWTPPHFWALAIRYRDDYSAASVPMLPSVAPERAVGINIVVYSVIVVGLSVVFGPVAGLGIGYLVAALVSGAVFLAYAVLVLRSPTEANAMRLFGWSITYVVVLFAAMAVDEVARSGL; this is encoded by the coding sequence GTGGAGGCCGTCATCGGAGTCGAGTCGAACGTCGGTGTCCGCCGACGGGTTGCGGCATATGTCGCGCTGACGAAGCCGCGGATCATCGAGCTGCTGCTCGTCACCACCGTGCCGACGATGATCGTCGCCGAAGAGGGCGTCCCCTCGGTGTGGCTCATGATCGCCACCGTCATCGGCGGCACGCTCGCCGCCGGCGGCGCCAACGCCATCAACATGGTGGTGGATCGCGACATCGACGCCGTGATGCACCGCACCCGCAACCGCCCGCTCGTCACGGGCGAGGTGACCCCGACCGCGGCGCTGGTGTTCGCCCTCGGCCTCGAGGCCGTCTCGTTCCTGTGGCTGTGGGGTTTCGTCAACCTCCTCAGCGCGGTGCTCGCCGTGAGCGCGACCGCGTTCTACGTGTTCGTGTACACGTTGTGGCTGAAGCGCCGCTCCACGCAGAACATCGTCATCGGGGGAGCGGCCGGGGCGGTCCCCGTGCTCGTCGGGTGGGCCGCCGTGACCAACGATCTGTCCTGGGCGCCGCTGGTCCTGTTCGCCGTGATCTTCTTCTGGACGCCGCCCCATTTCTGGGCGCTCGCCATCCGTTACCGCGACGACTACTCGGCGGCGTCGGTGCCGATGCTGCCGTCGGTCGCTCCCGAGCGCGCCGTCGGGATCAACATCGTCGTCTACAGCGTCATCGTCGTCGGGCTGTCCGTCGTGTTCGGTCCCGTGGCCGGCCTCGGCATCGGCTACCTCGTGGCGGCGCTGGTCAGCGGGGCCGTGTTCCTGGCCTACGCCGTGCTGGTTCTGCGCTCTCCGACCGAGGCGAACGCGATGCGCCTGTTCGGCTGGTCGATCACCTACGTGGTCGTCCTCTTCGCGGCGATGGCCGTCGACGAGGTCGCGAGATCCGGACTGTGA